In Euphorbia lathyris chromosome 9, ddEupLath1.1, whole genome shotgun sequence, the following are encoded in one genomic region:
- the LOC136206372 gene encoding pentatricopeptide repeat-containing protein At1g09190, translating into MSRNCRQIERKILRLLHGHDTRTQLPQIHAHFLRQGLHQLNQILAHFVSICGSQQKMDYAYRVFSQCQNPNIYLFNSMIKGYSLCGPFEESLNFFSSMKKRWIWPDEYTFAPLLKACSNLCDLKLGRCIHKNIIIVGFGRFNSIRIGVIELYTTGGIMEDANKVFDEMSERDVIVWNLMINGYCKRGDVDIGLNLFRQMGERSIVSWNTMISCLSQSGRDTEALGLFLELQDQGFTPDEATLVTMLPLCSRLGDVGTGKLIQSYAESSGLYQDFVSVGNALLDFYSKCGILDTARSVFNKMPRKNLVSWNAMISAMAFNGKGELGIDLFEKMINEGISPNDATFTGVLSCCSHAGLVEKARNLFASMAVDHKIEPKLEHYGCMVDVLGRCGCVKEAYDLIRRMPGEPNASLWGALLSACRTHGETELAEVAVSELVKLEPFNSGTYVLLSNAYAEEGRWDKVEEVREIMKERSVKKTPGQSAVGFYAG; encoded by the coding sequence ATGAGCAGAAATTGCAGACAGATTGAGCGAAAAATCTTGCGCCTTCTTCACGGCCACGACACTCGAACCCAACTGCCCCAAATCCATGCCCATTTCCTTCGCCAAGGCCTTCATCAATTGAACCAAATCCTCGCTCATTTCGTTTCCATTTGTGGATCTCAACAAAAAATGGACTATGCGTACCGCGTCTTTTCTCAATgccaaaaccccaacatatacCTCTTTAATTCCATGATTAAAGGTTACTCTCTATGCGGACCTTTCGAGGAGTCTCTGAATTTCTTTTCCTCCATGAAAAAACGATGGATTTGGCCTGACGAGTACACTTTCGCACCTCTACTCAAGGCGTGTTCTAATCTCTGCGATCTTAAACTCGGCCGGTGTATTCATAAGAACATTATAATTGTTGGGTTTGGGCGTTTTAACTCAATTAGAATTGGGGTTATTGAATTGTATACGACTGGTGGAATAATGGAAGATGCTAACAAGGTGTTCGACGAAATGTCTGAGAGAGATGTTATTGTTTGGAATTTAATGATTAATGGGTATTGTAAAAGAGGAGATGTTGATATTGGTTTGAATTTGTTTAGGCAAATGGGGGAACGAAGTATTGTTTCCTGGAATACCATGATTTCTTGCTTGTCACAAAGTGGGAGAGACACTGAAGCTTTGGGGCTTTTTCTCGAATTGCAGGATCAAGGTTTCACGCCGGATGAAGCAACTCTTGTCACAATGCTGCCTCTATGTTCTCGTTTAGGCGACGTCGGTACGGGGAAATTGATTCAATCTTATGCTGAATCAAGTGGATTGTATCAAGATTTTGTATCTGTAGGCAATGCTTTACTTGATTTTTACAGTAAATGTGGGATATTAGATACTGCTAGAAGTGTATTTAACAAGATGCCTCGAAAAAACCTCGTTTCGTGGAATGCAATGATCTCAGCTATGGCTTTTAATGGAAAGGGTGAACTTGGGATAGATTTGTTTGAGAAAATGATCAATGAAGGCATAAGCCCTAATGATGCAACATTCACAGGGGTTTTATCATGTTGCAGTCACGCCGGGTTAGTCGAAAAAGCACGGAACTTGTTTGCTTCAATGGCTGTAGATCATAAAATTGAGCCTAAACTTGAGCACTATGGATGTATGGTTGATGTACTCGGACGTTGTGGATGTGTAAAGGAAGCGTATGATCTAATAAGGCGCATGCCTGGGGAGCCGAATGCTTCTTTATGGGGAGCTTTGCTTAGTGCTTGTCGCACTCATGGCGAAACGGAGCTTGCTGAGGTAGCAGTGAGTGAGCTTGTTAAGCTTGAACCTTTTAATTCTGGGACATATGTGTTGTTATCAAATGCATATGCAGAAGAAGGGAGATGGGATAAAGTTGAGGAAGTAAGGGAAATAATGAAAGAGAGGAGTGTCAAGAAAACACCAGGGCAGAGTGCAGTTGGATTTTATGCTGGATAA